The Litchfieldia alkalitelluris genome has a window encoding:
- a CDS encoding cytochrome c oxidase subunit II, with product MKRVLLFGLVILFVSILGACGGNTEDVASSENNKSTQLISLEASNWDFNSDEYTAAAGDITIELKNVEGYHGIMIDGTDVKIDGDGKATVNLEAGEYIIRCSIPCGGGHAEMTAKLVVS from the coding sequence ATGAAAAGAGTTTTGTTATTTGGGTTGGTTATCCTTTTCGTTTCAATATTAGGAGCATGCGGAGGAAATACTGAAGATGTTGCTAGCAGTGAGAATAATAAAAGCACACAACTTATTTCTTTAGAAGCATCTAACTGGGATTTCAATAGTGATGAATATACAGCTGCAGCTGGAGATATTACGATCGAACTGAAAAATGTTGAAGGTTATCACGGAATTATGATCGATGGTACTGATGTGAAAATAGATGGAGATGGAAAAGCAACTGTAAATCTTGAAGCAGGAGAATATATCATTCGTTGTTCTATCCCTTGTGGTGGTGGGCATGCCGAAATGACGGCGAAATTAGTAGTAAGTTAA
- a CDS encoding hemerythrin domain-containing protein has translation MEFQPRSCGMMSNEEQTLSLPLQLLKNEHIPLRKQMDHLYEEATNILENSTPMKAELIALREVVVDFVNHLDPHSDIEDEEGVLFPLVANYIGRETGPIAVMEFEHDQAKKHLKLFLQGTEKVESLVENEFSDITLNITEAILILREHFMKEENVLFPLAERMLSEEEKAVLQEKLEKSI, from the coding sequence ATGGAATTTCAACCTAGGTCATGTGGGATGATGTCAAACGAGGAACAAACATTATCATTGCCTTTACAACTACTAAAGAATGAACATATCCCGTTAAGAAAACAGATGGATCATCTTTATGAAGAGGCCACAAATATTCTCGAAAACTCAACTCCAATGAAGGCTGAGCTTATAGCATTACGAGAAGTTGTGGTTGATTTTGTTAATCATTTGGATCCTCATTCTGACATCGAGGATGAGGAAGGTGTACTATTTCCTCTCGTCGCAAATTATATTGGTCGCGAAACTGGGCCAATTGCAGTCATGGAATTTGAACATGATCAAGCAAAGAAGCATCTTAAGTTGTTTTTACAAGGCACAGAAAAAGTCGAATCTTTAGTTGAGAATGAGTTTAGTGATATCACACTCAACATTACCGAAGCGATTCTGATTTTAAGAGAGCATTTTATGAAAGAAGAAAATGTCCTATTTCCGTTAGCTGAAAGGATGTTATCAGAGGAAGAAAAAGCGGTGTTACAAGAAAAATTGGAGAAATCAATTTAG
- the ric gene encoding iron-sulfur cluster repair di-iron protein — translation MEHTFNETSVIGDIVTKFPKAGDFFKTYRIDFCCGGNRPLIDAINERNLSSEDVLSKLNLLYQETKALNEARISWESASNVELIDFIIHKHHRFLNEELPQLSPYVTKVLRVHGAAQPHLAKIHRLFHELKTELEQHLIKEETEDFPLILALDENPTDENYAKLQAVVNELENEHSHAGNILKELREVTNDFTPPLGACGTYRLVYQRLEALEADLFDHIHLENNILFRRAAQSA, via the coding sequence ATGGAACATACATTTAATGAGACTTCGGTTATCGGAGATATTGTTACAAAATTCCCGAAGGCTGGTGACTTTTTTAAGACGTATCGTATTGACTTTTGTTGTGGTGGAAATAGACCACTAATAGATGCAATAAATGAAAGAAATTTATCATCAGAAGATGTATTATCAAAGTTAAATCTTTTATACCAAGAGACTAAAGCATTAAATGAAGCTCGAATTTCATGGGAATCTGCATCGAATGTTGAGTTAATTGATTTTATCATTCATAAACATCATCGCTTTCTAAATGAAGAATTACCACAGCTTAGCCCTTATGTTACGAAAGTTTTACGTGTTCACGGAGCTGCTCAACCACATTTAGCAAAAATACACCGATTATTTCACGAATTAAAGACCGAGCTAGAACAACATCTCATTAAAGAAGAAACCGAAGATTTCCCTTTAATTCTTGCTCTTGACGAAAACCCAACAGATGAAAACTATGCAAAGTTACAGGCGGTGGTTAATGAGTTGGAAAATGAGCATAGTCACGCTGGAAATATTCTTAAAGAACTTCGTGAAGTTACTAATGATTTTACACCACCACTTGGAGCATGTGGTACTTACCGTCTAGTTTATCAACGTCTTGAAGCTCTTGAAGCTGATTTATTTGATCACATTCATTTAGAAAACAATATCCTATTCCGCCGGGCTGCTCAATCAGCTTGA
- a CDS encoding DUF421 domain-containing protein, with the protein MDYNIILKAAVMVIVGFLFLRFVGRKSVSQLTIATTVVLISVGSIIIQPVADHGIVNTITGSAVFILFLVVIEFLTMKFNTLEKLITGKSKVVIENGQLKTSTLKKMRLTVDKLEMQIRQQGISELSDIKTATIEPNGQLGYELMPEAKPLTVGEFKKLMQQMGFTSVQSLEQPTSSGTNLFDEINHKNSPANTKQLH; encoded by the coding sequence TTGGATTATAATATTATCCTAAAAGCCGCAGTAATGGTTATAGTTGGTTTCTTATTTTTGCGATTTGTTGGGAGGAAATCTGTATCGCAGTTGACCATAGCAACAACCGTTGTTTTGATTTCAGTTGGTTCTATAATTATCCAGCCGGTAGCAGATCACGGGATTGTTAATACGATAACAGGGTCAGCGGTATTTATACTTTTTCTAGTAGTTATAGAGTTTCTAACAATGAAATTCAATACGCTTGAAAAACTTATTACTGGAAAATCAAAAGTAGTAATTGAAAATGGGCAGTTGAAAACAAGTACATTAAAAAAAATGAGATTAACGGTAGATAAGCTCGAAATGCAGATTCGTCAACAGGGTATAAGTGAATTGTCAGATATTAAGACAGCTACCATTGAACCAAACGGTCAGCTAGGGTATGAATTAATGCCTGAAGCAAAACCATTAACTGTCGGTGAATTTAAAAAGCTTATGCAACAGATGGGATTTACATCTGTTCAGTCTCTAGAACAACCTACTAGTTCAGGTACCAATTTATTTGATGAAATTAATCACAAAAATTCACCAGCTAATACAAAGCAATTACACTGA
- a CDS encoding SCO family protein, whose translation MRSYNTLSSVLVIIFGVSLFFIGTDGFTSFTAETARVNELVKENPTFPEVMLEDSEGRNYTISEFEGKHVFITFFYSMCTTVCIDLEVNMSKVYELIPSQYMGEDIVFLSISFDPKQDTPERLDQYKDLFHSDGETWRMARIPNQEELNSLLERFGVIVIPDEYGNFAHNSAFYLLDTKGTLIDVMDYTNVEDSAYKVIDILDKEEEK comes from the coding sequence ATGAGAAGTTATAATACACTTTCATCTGTTCTAGTTATCATTTTTGGAGTGAGTTTGTTTTTTATTGGGACTGACGGCTTCACTTCTTTTACAGCCGAAACAGCTAGAGTTAACGAACTAGTAAAAGAAAATCCAACATTTCCTGAAGTGATGTTAGAGGATAGTGAAGGAAGAAATTACACAATATCTGAATTTGAGGGGAAACATGTATTCATTACTTTTTTTTACTCTATGTGTACAACCGTTTGTATTGATTTAGAGGTAAATATGTCGAAAGTCTATGAGTTGATACCGAGTCAGTATATGGGAGAAGACATCGTATTTTTAAGTATCAGCTTTGACCCAAAGCAAGATACTCCAGAAAGGCTAGACCAATATAAAGACCTTTTTCATAGTGATGGTGAAACATGGAGAATGGCCAGAATACCTAATCAGGAAGAACTAAATTCATTACTTGAGAGATTTGGAGTGATCGTGATTCCAGATGAGTATGGCAATTTTGCTCATAACTCTGCCTTTTATTTGTTGGATACAAAAGGAACGTTAATCGATGTGATGGATTATACCAACGTAGAAGATTCGGCCTATAAAGTGATTGATATTCTGGATAAGGAAGAGGAGAAATAG